Within Carboxydocella sporoproducens DSM 16521, the genomic segment GGGCTTTTAAAGCAGTAGGAGGTCAGCCTGTCTTTTTTGTCCGGGGACAGGGGTCAAAAATTTATGATGTAGATGGCAATGAGTATATTGATTATGTGGGTTCCTGGGGGCCGTTGATTCTCGGACATTGCCATCCGGCTGTGACTGAAGCTTTACATAAATGGGTTGATCTGGGCACCAGCTTTGGTGCTCCCACGGAACTGGAAACCCGTCTGGCCCGGATGGTGATTGAGCGCGTGCCATCTGTGGAAATGGTGCGGATGGTTAACTCCGGTACGGAAGCTACTATGAGCGCTTTGCGGTTGGCCCGGGCCTACACAGGTCGCAATAAAATCGTTAAATTTGAAGGTTGTTATCACGGGCATGCGGATTCGCTTCTTATCAAGGCAGGTTCCGGGGCTCTCACCCTGGGAGTACCCACCAGCCCTGGAGTGCCAGTCAATATTGCCAGTAATACCATTACCGCCCGGTTTAATGACCTGGCCATGCTGGAGGAGATTTTTGCCCTGGAGGGCAAAGATATTGCGGCGGTAATCATCGAACCGGTACCTGGCAATATGGGGGTGGTACCGCCTCAGCCTGGTTACCTGGAGGGTGTGCGGGAACTGACCCGGCGTTACGGAACCCTGCTAATCTTTGATGAAGTGATGACCGGTTTTAGGGTGGATTATCACTGTGCCCAGGGCTTGTTCAACATTGAGCCTGATTTGACCTGTTTCGGTAAAGTCATTGGTGGCGGCTTGCCGGTAGGAGCTTATGGTGGCAAAAAGGAAATTATGTCCATGGTTGCTCCCGCTGGTCCTGTCTATCAGGCAGGCACGCTATCCGGTAACCCTCTGGCCATGGCTGCCGGGATAGCCACTCTGGAACAATTAACCCCTGTAGCATATGAGGAATTGGAAAGAAAGAGTGCCAGACTGGCAGAGGGAATGGCCCGAGCCGCAAAAGAAGCAGGGCTGGAATTGACTCAGAATCGGGTGGGTTCCATGGTATGTACCTTCTTTACCAGTCAGCCGGT encodes:
- the hemL gene encoding glutamate-1-semialdehyde 2,1-aminomutase, whose amino-acid sequence is MHKGFNRSLELFAEAQQYIPGGVNSPVRAFKAVGGQPVFFVRGQGSKIYDVDGNEYIDYVGSWGPLILGHCHPAVTEALHKWVDLGTSFGAPTELETRLARMVIERVPSVEMVRMVNSGTEATMSALRLARAYTGRNKIVKFEGCYHGHADSLLIKAGSGALTLGVPTSPGVPVNIASNTITARFNDLAMLEEIFALEGKDIAAVIIEPVPGNMGVVPPQPGYLEGVRELTRRYGTLLIFDEVMTGFRVDYHCAQGLFNIEPDLTCFGKVIGGGLPVGAYGGKKEIMSMVAPAGPVYQAGTLSGNPLAMAAGIATLEQLTPVAYEELERKSARLAEGMARAAKEAGLELTQNRVGSMVCTFFTSQPVVDFQSASTSDTQAFALFFQEMLKRGVYLAPSQFEAAFVSLAHTEEDIDRTIAAAAESFRIVKEHWKRG